A part of Bremerella cremea genomic DNA contains:
- a CDS encoding PEP-CTERM sorting domain-containing protein (PEP-CTERM proteins occur, often in large numbers, in the proteomes of bacteria that also encode an exosortase, a predicted intramembrane cysteine proteinase. The presence of a PEP-CTERM domain at a protein's C-terminus predicts cleavage within the sorting domain, followed by covalent anchoring to some some component of the (usually Gram-negative) cell surface. Many PEP-CTERM proteins exhibit an unusual sequence composition that includes large numbers of potential glycosylation sites. Expression of one such protein has been shown restore the ability of a bacterium to form floc, a type of biofilm.) has protein sequence MKWVFSSIVICLFVLLCTARQADAGIILSDNFDSGINPATFSAYQNAQSVGDGLQGFLSGNALHFGKVNDLERFATTSSLDVSTGGTISFDFRGGNENVDGAEYWENSESMSEWMELSYSIDGGANFVLLDSLSTQANIGQDPTVWEHFDFLIPVDAQTANTQFQFRQQSSDGQGFDLWAIDNLVVTNNVVTAVPEPTSLALFGIGAGLVGMGAVRRRRKAALVRQ, from the coding sequence TGTGTACTGCTAGACAAGCAGACGCAGGCATTATCCTTTCGGATAACTTCGATTCAGGCATCAACCCGGCAACGTTTTCTGCTTATCAGAACGCTCAATCCGTTGGAGATGGCCTGCAAGGGTTTCTGTCTGGCAATGCGTTGCATTTTGGAAAAGTGAATGATTTAGAGCGTTTTGCAACCACAAGTTCCTTGGACGTTTCCACGGGGGGAACGATCTCGTTTGATTTTCGCGGGGGAAACGAGAATGTCGACGGGGCCGAGTACTGGGAAAATAGCGAATCGATGAGCGAATGGATGGAGCTTTCGTATTCGATCGATGGTGGGGCGAATTTTGTTCTGCTTGACTCCCTTAGCACGCAAGCGAACATTGGCCAAGATCCAACCGTTTGGGAGCACTTTGACTTCTTGATTCCCGTAGACGCTCAAACCGCCAACACGCAGTTCCAATTTCGCCAACAATCGTCGGACGGGCAAGGCTTCGATTTGTGGGCGATCGATAACTTGGTGGTAACCAACAATGTCGTCACCGCTGTCCCAGAGCCTACTTCGTTGGCTTTGTTCGGAATTGGCGCGGGCTTGGTAGGGATGGGGGCGGTTCGTCGCCGGAGGAAGGCAGCGCTCGTTCGCCAGTGA